GATATTATTGAAGCTGGTAAAGAGAATCAATGGATGAATACGTTTCCGCATTATGTGAAATCCGATCAGCATAAAGCCTGGAAAGTTTTTTCATTTATTTTTTTCAATATGAAACTTCCCCAGAATGCAAAGCTTTGTCCAAAAACTGCGGAGTTGGTTTATTCAATACCCGAAATTCTTTCTTGTGATTATTCTTATATGAATCCGCATACATGTGTTG
This window of the Bacteroidota bacterium genome carries:
- a CDS encoding aspartyl/asparaginyl beta-hydroxylase domain-containing protein codes for the protein MSEFEFTNKNPKFFYDPSQFPFLKPLVDNFSLIRKELLDIIEAGKENQWMNTFPHYVKSDQHKAWKVFSFIFFNMKLPQNAKLCPKTAELVYSIPEILSCDYSYMNPHTCV